TCGGGTGCCACCTTTAGCTGGTCGCCGGCAAGTTCGTTGAACAACCCCAATATTAACGCCCCAATTGCCTCGCCCATCCAAAGCACAACTTATACCGTTACAGCTACCAACTATTTAGGGTGTGTAAATACGGCATCGGTTGGCATTGAGGTTGAAACCTGCAATACGGCAATAAATGACGGTATAGCAGCAAATGAAACAGGATGGAAGGTAAGCCCTAATCCGGCAACAAATTACCTTCAAATTCAGTATCCGGATGCCTGGGCTAACGCTGCCAATGCCTCTAACATGGTTTTACAATTATACAATACCTTAGGACAAAGCGTTTTGACTATGCCGGTTTTATTAGGTGGTAATGAGTTTAAAACAAGCCAAATTGCCTTGCCAACAAACCTCAGTGCAGGGGTTTACTTGGTTTCATTACTTAGCCAAACAAGTAAAACACCACTTGCCCAGCAGCGTATTGTTATTACAAAATAATTATTTTGCTCAAACAAAAGAAAAAACACAACACAAGGCAAGTACATCAATTTTTGTCTTAACTTTAGGCCATCCGAAGTAAAAATATTTTATTTCGGGTGGTTTTTTTATGCTATCTTTATTGTTGCAAAAACAGTTATAACCAGCGTTGAACAAACAAATATATATATGGCTATCTTTTTTAACACAATACCGCCTTTAATTTTTGATATGCCACAAAAAATGCCAACCAAAAAATGGCTCGCCGCTTTGGTTGCGCACCATAGCCCATTACAAAAAATTGGAAATTTAAACTACCAATTTTGTACAGATGAGTATTTGCTTGCTCTAAACAAAAAATACCTGAAACACAAAACCCTTACCGATATTATTACTTTTGATTTGCACGAAAAAGAAGATCAAATTTCGGGCGATTTGTTTATTAGCCTCGAACGTGTGCGCGATAATGCGCTAACCTATCATGTACCCGAAATGGAGGAACTGCGCCGCGTAATGGCACATGGTTTATTACATTTACTTGGTTATGGCGACAAAACTAAAATCGAGGAGTTTCAAATGCGCCATTTAGAAGAAGAAGCCTTGCAAATATGGCGTGACCGGCAAAAAACATAAACAAAAAATTCAATTCTTGTACCTTGTTAATCCGGATGAGGTGGCTATAGTCCATATACCTATCATTTGATTATTTAAAAGCACTATATTTGCTGTCTGCCTATTTATGTTATTACGATCTGTTGTTTACCAGTTTATGAGTCGTTTACTTGTTTTGTGGATGCTGGTTTTTGGCCTGCCTATATTTTTTGTAGGGGCATGTGCTGATACCAATACCGACCTGCTTGCCGAAAAATATATTGAAACGTATAAAGAGTTAGCCATAACCGAAATGGCACGAGCCCGTATTCCAGCCAGTATAAAACTTGCACAAGGATTAATAGAGTCGGGTTTTGGCACCAGTGAGTTGGCTAAAAAAGCCAATAATCATTTTGGTATCAAATGCCACTCCGGATGGAACGGCCCTGCCTACTACCAAACCGATGATGCCCCAAACGAGTGTTTTAGAAAATACGGAAACCCCTCTCAATCGTACGCAGATCATTCCGATTTTTTGCGCACCCGCGAACGCTATCAAAGCCTGTTTGCCCTTGATATTACCGATTATATTGGGTGGGCTAAGGGCTTAAAAGCAGCAGGTTATGCTACAAGTGCTACCTATGCCGAGCAACTGATTAATATAATTGAAGTGCACCGCCTATATCGTTTTGATATTGCTACCGATGCCGAGCAGGCAAATAATAACGGCAATAGCAAAAAAGGGAAAACCAAAACTAAACCTTCAAAAACTAACACAAATGGCAGCAAATTTCCCGACCCGTTTACCTATAATGGGTTAACTACGGTAATACTTCCTTTTGATGCAACCCAACAAGAAGTTGCTACTGCTTATCGTTTTCCGGTTAATTTATTAGCGCGTTACAATTACTTTGACAATCGCACTATACCTGCCGGAACAAAAATTTATTTCGAATCCAAACGCAATAAAGCCAAACGCGGGCTAAAATACCACCTTGTGAAATCGAGCGATGAAACCTTATTCGACATTTCGCAACAATATGGCGTAAAAGTTAATAAATTAGCGCAGCGAAACGGTATAACAACTGCTACGCCGCTAACTGCAGGCGAGCAAATTTACCTGCGGAAATGTCGCCCTAAAGGAAATGAAATAACCGACACCAAGCAAACACCTGGCAAAAAAACAAAAGTAAAGGCTAAAACAAAAATAAAAACTATTTAAGTTTATAAATTAACTCATTGTAGGTAGTATCTTTGTGGCCAAATATTTTGCAGTATTATGACACCTAACACATCTGCTACAACCGAGCCCCACCCCCTGCCAAATTTTGAAGACACAAAAATTGCCTTTGCACACAAAACCACAAATCAATTATCGTGGGCACTGCGCATGTTTAAACTTCTCAACCAAAATTGGTTAGTAAATGTAGGTAGTTATCTTGCGCAATGGGCAATAAACCTTAAACTGCCTATTGGTTGGGCCATAAAAAAAACTATTTATCCTTTGTTTTGCGGTGGCGAATCACTGCCCGAGATAATGCCATCCATGCAATTGTTAAGTCAGGCAAAAGTACACGTATTGCTTGATTACGGTGCAGAAGGCAAAGATACCGAAACCGATTTTGAAAAAACGCTACAACAAATAGTCGCTTCCTTAGATTTTGCGACACAACATACAACGGCGGTGCATGGGGTTAGCGCCAAGGTTACCGGATTTATACGTTTTGCACTGCTCGAAAAAATTGCCGCCAACACAGCACTAACTCCGGATGAAGATGCCGAGTTGCAACGCGCCAAAAATCGTTTAGAGGTTATATGCAGCAAAGCCGCCGCTTGTAATATTCCTATCTTCTTCGATGCGGAAGAGTCTTGGATTCAAGATCCGTTAGACGACATGGTAAATGCTATGATGCAGCAATACAATAAAACCGAGGCTGTTGTATTTAATACCATCCAATTATATCGGCACGACAGGTTGGCCTATTTAAAACAATGCCACCAGCACAGCTTAGCAAATGGCTACTTATTTGCAGTTAAATTAGTGCGCGGTGCTTATATGGAAAAAGAACGTTTACGGGCTGCACAACAGAACTACCCATCGCCTATTCAGCCCGACAAAGCCGCCACCGACAACGATTATGATGCTGCCTTAGCCTACTGCATTGAAAACATAAAAAGTATTGCCGTTTGTAATGCCTCGCATAACGAGCAAAGCAGTTTGCATCTTTGTCAGTTGTTAAATGAAAATAAAATACAGCCTCAGCATAACCACGTATGGTTTTCGCAACTATACGGTATGGGCGATAATATTTCGTTTAATTTAGCCAAATCCGGATACAATGTGGCTAAATATTTACCCTACGGTAAAGTAACCGAGGTAATTCCCTACTTAATACGCCGTGCCCGCGAAAACACCTCGGTAGCGGGGCAAATGGGCCGCGAATTACATTTTATTTCGAAAGAAATACACCGTAGAAAATCAGAAAAAGTATAGTTTAGATGGTCAATTGCTATTAGTTGAATTATAAATAAAAAGCCACCTATAACAAAACACTGTTTTGTTTTAGGTGGCTAATAAAATTATAATTAGGCTAATTTTTGGAATGAAAAATTAATCCCATTTTTCATCATCCGGGATATTGCTGTTGCTGCGATGTTTTTTGTCGTCCTCATCGTCATCGTCGTCATCATCGTCGTCATCCTCATCGTGGTTGCTTTGTGCGTTGGCGGCATACTCATCATTATCGTCGTCGTCGTCATCATCATCATCTCCCTCTTCATATTTGTCTTCTTTATCATCATCATCGTGGTCGTCATGTTCGTTTTGCTCACGGCGGTTGTTGTAGTATTCTTCTTCTTGGCGGTCAAACTCCTCAAAATCGTATTCGGGCATTAATTCAGTGCGTAGGTGATCAATAGTTTCTTGCAGGGTATTTAAAAATTTCAAAAAATCTTCTTTGTACACGTGTAATTTATGGCGTTCGTAGCCCATGCCATCAAAGCGTTTTTTGCTTTCGGTTACGGTAAGGTAATAATCGCCAACGCGGGTGCTATGAATATCAAAAAAATAAGTACGGCGGTTGCCGGCTCGCACCCTGCGCGACCAAACGTTGGTTTCTTTAGGGGACTCGCGGCGTTGGTAATCGCTATTTTCGTCACGGTAATTAGGTCGGTAGTCGTTGTTGCTGCGTTCACGTTCACGGTAGTTAGGTCGGTAGTCGCTGTTGCTGCGTTCGCGGTAGTTAGATCGATTCTCACTGTTGCGTTCACGGTTTTGGTAATAGTCGCTGCCACGTTCACGGTTTTGGTAGCCTTCGCCCCGCTCGCGGTAATTAGGGCGTTCGCTGTAATCTTTGTTTCGGTTGCTGTCGCGGTTAAAGTCTCTTTGGCGGTAATCGCGGTTGTTGTCTCTGTTGTTATCGCCGCGGTTGTTGTCACGGTCGCGGTAATCGCGGTAATTGTTGTCGCGGTAATTTTTGTTAAATCGGTTTCCCTTGTCCACGCTAATAATGTTTAAATAATAAATGAATAAAGTAAAAAATGCGCATACAAATTAAAGCAAAGTAAAACCTCGCAAAAAAGTGTTATTAAAAAATAAAAAATCTAAAAAATCTAAATCTAAAATAAAAACAGAAGAATAATACAATGACAATAAATAATCTTAATTACAATTCAGTTAAATTTTTGTTGACCAGTAGGCACAAAATCCGGATGATGCGCTAAGAAAAAAAATTAAGATTATAAAAAAAAAAGACTACTAAAAAGGCACATTAATAGCATTCAACCACGTAAAGTCGAGCAAAGTTATACACAATTTATTTAGGTAGTGCTTTTTTCTCAAGTTTTTTTCTTGTCTTCTTGCTGTTTTTGATAAATATTGAAGTAATGCCCTTTTTTATCGAGTAGGGTTTGGTGGGTGCCTTGTTCTATAATTTGCCCATCATGAAGCACCAAAATTTGGTCAAAATTCATTAACGAAAAAATCCGGTGGGTAATAACAATGGCTGTTTTTGGTTTGAGGTAGGTGTTTAAGTAAGTTAATATTTGTTCTTCTGTGTTGGCATCAACTGCCGAAAGGCAATCGTCTAATACAATTATTTCCGGATTTTTTATCAACGCCCTTGCCAAAGCTATGCGCTGCTTTTGCCCCCCCGACAAGGTAACGCCGCGCTCGCCAACAATAGTTTGCATACCATTGGGTAGTTGTAAAATGTCGTTTAAAACGGCTGCATTTTGGGCTGCATTTCTAATGTTTTCTTCGCTGGCGTTTTCCATCCCAAAGGCTATATTGTTAGACACTGTGTCTGAAAATAAAAATACTTCTTGAGGCGCGTAACCTATTTGTTGGCGCAATTGGGTTAGGTTTAGTTGTGCTATAGGTAGGTCATCAAAGCTAATTTCTCCGGAGCTTACATCGTATTTGCGCACTAAAAGTTCGGCAATAGTGCTTTTTCCGCAACCAGTGCGGCCTACAATAGCCATTTTTTGTCCAGGCTGCAAACTAAATGACACCTGTTTAAGTGCTGTAATGCCTGTCTCCGGATAGGTAAAACTAATATTATCAAATGTTAATTTTCCTTTTAAATTTATATTGTTGTTGTTGGGCGAGGTAATTTCGGGCTTGGTTTGTAAAAACTCGTTGATGCGTTTTTGACTGGCGGCTGCCTGTTGTACCATCGAAGCCACCCAACCCACCGAAGTTATAGGCCAGGTGAGCATATTCACATAAATTACAAATTCGGCTACATTTCCGGCGGTAATTTTTCCGGCAATTACCATGTTTCCGCCTATATAAATGGTGAGTAACGAGCTAAATCCTATTAAAAATAACATTAGCGGAAAAAAAAATGCCTGTACCCGTGCTAACCGCAATGTCCGTTGTTTATACTGGTCGCTTTGGTTGGCAAATTCGTTGTTAGTTGGTTGTTCCTGATTATAGGCTTTTATAACCCTAATGCCCGAGAACGACTCTTGTGCAATATTAGTTAATACCGACATTTGCCGCTGGATGGCCTCGCTGCGCCGGTTAATTATGCGGTTAATATAGTAAATACTGCCCGACAGGAATGGAAGCGGTAACAACACATATAAAGTTAATTCGGGGCTAACTGACCACATACTGGTAACCAACACCAGCATTAATGCTATTACATCTAAGGCGTACATGATGGCAGGGCCTAAGCATTGCCGCACATTCGATACGTCTTGGGTGCTGCGCGCCATCATGTCGCCGGTGCGGTTTTTTTTGTAAAATGCAGTACTTAGCTGCTGATAATGGGCATAAATGTCGTTGCGAAGGTCGTTTTCAATTATGCGCGAGGTTACAATAATAGTTTGCCGCATTAAAAACATAAATGCGCCTTTTATTAAAGCGATGACAAATATAATAAGACCAAAAAATAAAATAGCTTGGGCAAACTGGCTGTAAAACTTACTTTGCAGGCTAAACCCCGATAATTGTTTGTAGTACGTTATATTGTCGCCTACCAAATCAAAGGCATGGCGCACAATACGGGCAGGTAATGCTTCAAAAAGTTTTGAGCAAACTACAAACACCATACCTAATAACATACGCCATTTGTAACGTATAAAATATCGATTGAGGTAGGCAAGGTGTTTCATCGTTTGGCCTCTTTTAAGTAAAGTAAATTAGGGGGGCAAAGATACAACCCTATTAATTAAAACAAAAAAGGCATTAGCTTAACCAATGCCTTTTTTGTTTAATCAAACACTTCGAACAAGAACAAAACAATTTATATCAATACTTATTCAAAATAGCCTCAAGTATCATACAAAATACTATGTGTTATGGGTTAAATATAAGAGTGTTCGGTTTTTTTTGTTTGAAGAACAACTAAACTAATGTATAACGATACGTTGGGCAGTAGTTTTCCCTTCGTTATTTAGCACCACTAAATAAAATCCGGATGGTAAGGCAGAAAGGTCGGCATTATATTGATGCTCGCCCGGCGCTAAAATTTTGTTGTCAAGCAATATACTTACGGGCTGCCCTTGTAAATTATAAACCGCTAAATGGCTGTTGACCATGCTGTTAGTTCCAATATTAGCTGTCAGGTTTTTGGTAAGCGGATTAAAATTTGCCGAAAACATGGTAACGGCATTATGGGCGGGGTTTAGGTCAATACCATCAATAAGTTCGGTTAAAGTAGCTTTGGTGGTATAAACTAAGTCGCCCGAGTTTGCCCCGTTATTATTAGCGGCTATACCAGCAGCATAAAAAGTAATATCGCCAGTACCTACAGTTTCAGGGGCTACCCAATCAAAAGAATAGCTATTAGTAGTTTTTGCAGGGTTGTGGAAAGCGTATTGTTTGCCCGATCCAGCTTTGGCTACGCCAACTTTTTCGGCGCTGTTGGCAACAAAAGTACCCACGCTTTTATTACTTTTATCGAAGGCAAGAATTTCAAAACCAAATTTAGCTTTGGTGGCATCTGTAACGGTAACCGTTAATTTGCTGGTTTTTGTGGCCGAATAATTGGTAGCTCCATTAAAGCTGATTTCAATTTTACCCGATCCTGTATTGGGTGCACCGCCATGGCAATCATTGCAAGCTTTTGTTTCACTTGGGGCACCGGTTTTGCCCAATGGTGGTTTGGCCGAGTTGGTAAAAGCGCTGTTAAATGTAAGTGCCTCTGTAATTAAAAAGGCAAGAAGTGTTAGGACTGTAATTTTTTTAAGCATTATGGTTTTTGTAAATTAAAGCGAAAATTTTTATAAGAAGGGTAAACAGATAATAAATAAAATTGTTTGCGAAATTACCAGAAAAATAAAACAAAATACTACTGCGATACGCTATTATAATGATTTTTGTCAGAAATTAGACTTGAAAATTGCCCCAACTCGCATAAAGCTGCCCTAAAATTATTTCCGGATAGCTAAAAAACAGGAAAATCCGGAAGGAATGATTGATTATAGTTTGCAAACAAAAGTAAGCCGCTTTTTTTCACACTTGACAATATATATTTTGCCGTAACTTTGTAACATGGATAACAAATTACCAGTAACTACAACCGCATCTTCTTTAGGTGTTGACCACGACTTGGGTAATACCTGCTCGAAAAATGCTTATGCGTGGGCAAAAAAAACATTTGCCAACCGCCATAACTTAGCCGGCGAACCCGTACTTAAAACCGATGGCGGCTTTGCCAACCTTTTGCAGTTTAACGGCCAAAAAATAGGTATCACCAGCGATGGGATAGGCACAAAAGTTGAGTTGGCCGAGCGCACCGGTATTTACCACACCTTGGGCTTCGATTTGGTAGCTATGGTAGCCGATGATTTAGCCGCAGCAGGTTTGGTTCCTACCAATTTATCAAATATTTTAGATGTTGACCGCTTAAACTATAATATAGTAGATGCCCTAATGCAAGGCCTGCACGATGCCGCCAATTTTTGCCAAATTGCAGTAACCGGCGGCGAAATTGCCGAACTTGGCAACCGTATTGGCGGCTGGGGCAACAATATGCACTTTAATTGGTGTAGCACTGCTATTGGAATTTTACATCCGGCATTGTTGGCACCCTTAGATGGTAGCGAAATAACCTCGGGGCAAGCTGTGATAACCTTGTATAGCCCCGGCTTCCGAAGTAATGGGTTTTCGGCAGCGCGGCGCATTTTGGCACAAAATTACGGCTCGGACGATTGGCACCAAGCCCAATTTTTACCCGAACAAAAAACCTGGGGCGAGGTACTGCTTACGCCTTGTACTATTTATACGCCCTTAGTAACCCAACTGTTAAACGATGGCGTAGCTTTAAGCGGAGTAGCACATATTACCGGCGGCGGCATAGCCGAAAACTTAGCACGGCTGCTGCGCCTAAATCAGTTGGGCGCAACCCTGCCAACCCTTTTTAATCCGCACCAAGCCATGCAACAATTAGTGCAATGGTCAAAAATGCCCCCTGCCGAAGCTTACCGTACCTGGAACATGGCGAACGGCCTTTTGCTGATTAGCCCCACCAACCAGGTTAACAGCATTTTGCAACAAGCACAAAACATGGGCTACAAAGCACAATTGGCAGGCGAAGTTTTACCCAACACGACCCAAATAACGATGGCAACGCCTTATGGCCAACTAACACACGACTATGCAAAAGTGATTGGGAAATAAAGAAAAACAATCAAATAACCAAGAAATGGGTGAGTTTGTTTCTTGGTTTTTAGGTGTAACAGAATTGAGTTTTTTTCTTAGATTTGTAATTGTTTTGTCATAAAATTATTTTTTTTAAAAAATTATCCGGATAGAAATGGGCGAAAATCCTTTGCAGGTGGGCATTCTACACGCTTTAACAATTCTTTAACCTCTGAAGATTTTATCCGGACGTAATTTAAGGCACGAGTTTTGCACTTCATTTAGTCAAGCAATACAAATTTTATCCTATCGAGAAAAAACGGTACAAAGCAATAATACGTTTATAAAGTATTTAATATTATATTGTTGTGTTTATTTATAACGCAATTATTGCCTACACTAATTTACTTATCCGTTATTTAAAAAGCCTACTTACCATGATACATCCTTTAGAGCGTTTAAATGCTTTATGGGCATTCAGTTTTTTTGCCCTTTTATTAACAGGTGCTTTGGGCCTACAAGCGCAAACCTGTTCGTTTACCATTAATGGGTCGGGGCCGCCATTTTACCTTTGTGCCAGCGATTTGCCGGCAACCCTCGAAGGAAGCCCCAGCGGCGGCAGCTTTTCGGGGTCGGCAGTTATTGGCAATATTTTTAATCCGGTGGCTATACCGGGCGAGTTTATGATTACCTATTTAGCACCCGGCGCAGCCTGCGTTGTTACCGAAACCATTCAGGTTGATGTTCCCTCGAAAAAAGCCATGCCCAACCCTATTGCCGATTTTTATTGTAAGAACGACAATACTTCGTATCCTTTATCCGGAAACTTAGGCGCCGATGGCTATTTTACCCTCGACAATATTAAAGCTTCAAACATTACGCCCTCGCTACTTAGCCCCGGCCCTCACACCTTGCAATATGCGTATATTGACCCAAACAACGGCTGCGTTGATGTTTATACTAATATTATTAACGTAATGACCCCACCCGACATGACGGTTAAAGGGTTGTTGCCCGTTTTTTGTTTAGATAATCCCGTAACATCTTTATCGTGTGTGGGCACCTTAGCGGGGCCTGGTATTACCGGAGGTTATGCTTTTGACCCCGCTAAAGCCGGATTGGGCAAACATATTATTACCCATACATTTGCCGATTTAGCTAATATTTGTAAAGCTACCGAAACATTTACCGTTGAAGTGGTTGCCCCGTTAAACTTAGATTTTGCTTTGACAACTGACAACTGTTTTGCTGAAACCGACACCATCGCTTATACCGGACAAGCCCTTGACGCAACGGCAGCTTATAACTGGTCGGTCGAGGGGGGCAAATTATACAAAACCTTAACAATATGGTAGTTGTAAAATGGCAGGGTATGGGCAATAAACAAGTAACACTTACACTAAACAATGTAGTTTGTGAAGGGGCTTCGTTAAGCAAAAATATTTCAAAATCAGAACTTGCCGTTGGCTTACCCGAAAACATACTGTTAAAAGGCGGGCAAACATACACCTTTGAGCCGGCAATAAATAACCCCGATGGCCTTAATCTTAGCTACTTGTGGTCGCCAAGTTTGGGTTTATCGTGTAGTACCTGCCCCCAACCCATAGCGGCACCCGGCATAACTACTAACTATCAACTCACCATTACCGATGCTAATAACTGCACCATTACAAGAAACACCACTATTACAATTGTTGATGGCCAGCCTATTTTTGTGCCAAATATTTTTACCCCAAACGACGATGGCCTAAACGATATATTATATGTACGAGGCAGCAGTATTGAGGCGCTAACCTTTGCCATTTTTGACCGCATGGGCGAAAAAGTATTTGAAACAAGCGACCAAACTACCGGATGGGACGGTACCTGGCGCAATAAAAAACTGAACGGCGTATATGTTTGGGTGGCACAAGTTACCTTGCTGGGCGGTAAACCCGAAATTTATAAAGGCACCATAACCGTTGTCAGATAAAAAAAAACGTTTTTATTTAAGGTAAAACTACTATTTGCAAAAGAAACAACTAAGCAACAAATTAATAGCTAATATCCGGATAAAAACCCCTTGCAAAACACAATGATTAATAATAGGTGTAATTCGAAAATCAAACTCATCGCTTCTTCTCTCAAAGCTCATCAATAATAATAATATTTTACATTTAAGCAAAATGCGTTACTATTATATTTTACAATTCGTTTTCTTGTTGGGTTTAGCTAACGCCTTACAAGCGCAAGATACCCATTTTTCGCAAAACTTTGCCAACCCAATATTTTTAAACCCAGGCATTACTGGCATTATTAACGGCGATACCCGTGTAGTAGGCATTTACCGCAGTCAGTGGGGCAGTTTAGTACCCGAAAACCCATTTAAAACCTATTTGGTATCGGCTGATATGGCTTTTGCCGGCGCCGGCAGGCGCGACAGGTTTGGCCTGGGCTTAATGGCCTACAAAGATGGCGGTGGGGCTGTAAATTTTGCTACGCATTATATTGATGCTTCGTTCTCGTACATTTTGGCTTTAAATGACAATAGTTACTTAGGCGCAGGTTTTGCCGGAGGTATGACGCAGCGCGGTTTTGATATTAACAACGCACAATTTGACGACCAATATATTGACGGCTCGGTTAGCACCAACCCCTCGGCTGATGTAGGCAATTTGGCTACAAGTTTATGGCGTGCCAATCTTGGTGCCGGCTTGTTATATTACACCTCGCCATCAGCACGCAGCAATTTTTTTACAGGAATAGCAATGCACCATATTACTTCGCCAAATAGCAGTTTTACCGAACTAAATATTAACGACGAAGACAAAGTACATCAAAAAATATCAGCACAAATTGGCGGTAATTTACCCATTGGCAACCACCTCGACCTTGCCCCCAGTGCTTGGTTTGTTAAACAAGGCCCGCATCAAAAAATAGATATCGGTACATTTTTTAGATATATTTTTGATAGTGACACAAAATATGGCCTCGAGCGCTCGGTAAGCATTGGCCCTTGGGTGCGCTTAGGCAATCATATATCCGGATTTGGTATGAATGACTTAGTAATTGCAGGCAAAATTACTTACGATAATTTAGGTGTTGGTCTTAGTTACGATATTAATTTAGCCAACGAATTAAAAATAGCCAACGGTGGGCGTGGTGGCTTCGAAATATCGTTAAGCTATACTGGTTTGCTGCGCCCTTCGCACCGCGACTCGTACAGTTGCCCAAATTTTTAACACTATATTTATTACTTACAAATACGGTGTATAGACACATTTGCGAATTAAAACGGATACCCAAAGCCCAAATTTAGGGTTAGGTTGTTGCGCCGCCATTTACTTGATAGTGGATTAGTATTTTTAAATACCCAACGTCCTTGTTCGGGTTGGCGTGGGTCAAGTATGGGTACGCCCAAGTCTAAGCGCAATACAAAATAACTCAAATCCAAACGCAAGCCAAATCCGGTTCCTACGGCTATTTCTTTGTAAAATCGCTTGAAATCAAAAACGCCACTTTTGGTTAAATCGTCGGTGTAATATAGCTGCCAGATATTGCCGGCATCGGCAAAAATTGCCCCATCAAAATACGAAAACAAGTGAAAACGGTACTCAATATTAGCTTCCATTTTGAGGTTGCCGTATCGTTCAAAATCTTGTACTTTAAACAGCGAAATATCAACTGTAT
The sequence above is drawn from the Sphingobacteriales bacterium genome and encodes:
- the ybeY gene encoding rRNA maturation RNase YbeY yields the protein MAIFFNTIPPLIFDMPQKMPTKKWLAALVAHHSPLQKIGNLNYQFCTDEYLLALNKKYLKHKTLTDIITFDLHEKEDQISGDLFISLERVRDNALTYHVPEMEELRRVMAHGLLHLLGYGDKTKIEEFQMRHLEEEALQIWRDRQKT
- a CDS encoding glucosaminidase domain-containing protein, coding for MSRLLVLWMLVFGLPIFFVGACADTNTDLLAEKYIETYKELAITEMARARIPASIKLAQGLIESGFGTSELAKKANNHFGIKCHSGWNGPAYYQTDDAPNECFRKYGNPSQSYADHSDFLRTRERYQSLFALDITDYIGWAKGLKAAGYATSATYAEQLINIIEVHRLYRFDIATDAEQANNNGNSKKGKTKTKPSKTNTNGSKFPDPFTYNGLTTVILPFDATQQEVATAYRFPVNLLARYNYFDNRTIPAGTKIYFESKRNKAKRGLKYHLVKSSDETLFDISQQYGVKVNKLAQRNGITTATPLTAGEQIYLRKCRPKGNEITDTKQTPGKKTKVKAKTKIKTI
- a CDS encoding proline dehydrogenase family protein, producing MTPNTSATTEPHPLPNFEDTKIAFAHKTTNQLSWALRMFKLLNQNWLVNVGSYLAQWAINLKLPIGWAIKKTIYPLFCGGESLPEIMPSMQLLSQAKVHVLLDYGAEGKDTETDFEKTLQQIVASLDFATQHTTAVHGVSAKVTGFIRFALLEKIAANTALTPDEDAELQRAKNRLEVICSKAAACNIPIFFDAEESWIQDPLDDMVNAMMQQYNKTEAVVFNTIQLYRHDRLAYLKQCHQHSLANGYLFAVKLVRGAYMEKERLRAAQQNYPSPIQPDKAATDNDYDAALAYCIENIKSIAVCNASHNEQSSLHLCQLLNENKIQPQHNHVWFSQLYGMGDNISFNLAKSGYNVAKYLPYGKVTEVIPYLIRRARENTSVAGQMGRELHFISKEIHRRKSEKV
- a CDS encoding DUF3276 family protein, whose translation is MDKGNRFNKNYRDNNYRDYRDRDNNRGDNNRDNNRDYRQRDFNRDSNRNKDYSERPNYRERGEGYQNRERGSDYYQNRERNSENRSNYRERSNSDYRPNYRERERSNNDYRPNYRDENSDYQRRESPKETNVWSRRVRAGNRRTYFFDIHSTRVGDYYLTVTESKKRFDGMGYERHKLHVYKEDFLKFLNTLQETIDHLRTELMPEYDFEEFDRQEEEYYNNRREQNEHDDHDDDDKEDKYEEGDDDDDDDDDNDEYAANAQSNHDEDDDDDDDDDDEDDKKHRSNSNIPDDEKWD
- a CDS encoding ABC transporter ATP-binding protein, with translation MKHLAYLNRYFIRYKWRMLLGMVFVVCSKLFEALPARIVRHAFDLVGDNITYYKQLSGFSLQSKFYSQFAQAILFFGLIIFVIALIKGAFMFLMRQTIIVTSRIIENDLRNDIYAHYQQLSTAFYKKNRTGDMMARSTQDVSNVRQCLGPAIMYALDVIALMLVLVTSMWSVSPELTLYVLLPLPFLSGSIYYINRIINRRSEAIQRQMSVLTNIAQESFSGIRVIKAYNQEQPTNNEFANQSDQYKQRTLRLARVQAFFFPLMLFLIGFSSLLTIYIGGNMVIAGKITAGNVAEFVIYVNMLTWPITSVGWVASMVQQAAASQKRINEFLQTKPEITSPNNNNINLKGKLTFDNISFTYPETGITALKQVSFSLQPGQKMAIVGRTGCGKSTIAELLVRKYDVSSGEISFDDLPIAQLNLTQLRQQIGYAPQEVFLFSDTVSNNIAFGMENASEENIRNAAQNAAVLNDILQLPNGMQTIVGERGVTLSGGQKQRIALARALIKNPEIIVLDDCLSAVDANTEEQILTYLNTYLKPKTAIVITHRIFSLMNFDQILVLHDGQIIEQGTHQTLLDKKGHYFNIYQKQQEDKKKT
- a CDS encoding T9SS type A sorting domain-containing protein; protein product: MLKKITVLTLLAFLITEALTFNSAFTNSAKPPLGKTGAPSETKACNDCHGGAPNTGSGKIEISFNGATNYSATKTSKLTVTVTDATKAKFGFEILAFDKSNKSVGTFVANSAEKVGVAKAGSGKQYAFHNPAKTTNSYSFDWVAPETVGTGDITFYAAGIAANNNGANSGDLVYTTKATLTELIDGIDLNPAHNAVTMFSANFNPLTKNLTANIGTNSMVNSHLAVYNLQGQPVSILLDNKILAPGEHQYNADLSALPSGFYLVVLNNEGKTTAQRIVIH
- a CDS encoding phosphoribosylformylglycinamidine cyclo-ligase — protein: MDNKLPVTTTASSLGVDHDLGNTCSKNAYAWAKKTFANRHNLAGEPVLKTDGGFANLLQFNGQKIGITSDGIGTKVELAERTGIYHTLGFDLVAMVADDLAAAGLVPTNLSNILDVDRLNYNIVDALMQGLHDAANFCQIAVTGGEIAELGNRIGGWGNNMHFNWCSTAIGILHPALLAPLDGSEITSGQAVITLYSPGFRSNGFSAARRILAQNYGSDDWHQAQFLPEQKTWGEVLLTPCTIYTPLVTQLLNDGVALSGVAHITGGGIAENLARLLRLNQLGATLPTLFNPHQAMQQLVQWSKMPPAEAYRTWNMANGLLLISPTNQVNSILQQAQNMGYKAQLAGEVLPNTTQITMATPYGQLTHDYAKVIGK
- a CDS encoding gliding motility-associated C-terminal domain-containing protein, whose translation is MVVVKWQGMGNKQVTLTLNNVVCEGASLSKNISKSELAVGLPENILLKGGQTYTFEPAINNPDGLNLSYLWSPSLGLSCSTCPQPIAAPGITTNYQLTITDANNCTITRNTTITIVDGQPIFVPNIFTPNDDGLNDILYVRGSSIEALTFAIFDRMGEKVFETSDQTTGWDGTWRNKKLNGVYVWVAQVTLLGGKPEIYKGTITVVR